One Deinococcus sp. YIM 134068 genomic region harbors:
- a CDS encoding restriction endonuclease yields MPIPDYQTFMRPLLQLLIDGEPRRTQDIYAALAKQFRLSEEEMAELLPSGRQATYMNRIGWAKTYLLKAAALESPQRGWVRVTERGRTLLREHQEPIHTQMLEAFPEFQTFQAPRTGASPTTTPPTPENGAPVLSPEEELAALYASLNAALTRELLAQVQGLTPTQFERLVVEVLVAMGYGGNVRDAGQALGRSGDNGIDGMIKQDPLGLDRVYLQAKRWSNPVHSPEIRTFAGSLTFHRASKGVFITTSSFSDGAKTTAAQIGNIILLDGETLARLMIDYSVGVLTRETYSIRRLDVDYFEEL; encoded by the coding sequence GTGCCCATTCCCGACTATCAGACGTTCATGCGTCCGCTGCTCCAGCTTCTAATAGACGGTGAACCCAGAAGAACGCAGGACATTTACGCCGCCCTGGCCAAGCAGTTTCGGCTGTCTGAGGAGGAGATGGCGGAGCTTCTTCCCAGTGGACGGCAGGCCACCTACATGAACCGGATCGGCTGGGCGAAAACGTACCTGCTCAAAGCCGCCGCTCTAGAAAGTCCGCAACGGGGCTGGGTGAGGGTCACGGAACGCGGACGGACGCTCCTGCGTGAGCACCAGGAACCCATCCATACCCAGATGCTGGAGGCTTTTCCTGAGTTTCAGACCTTTCAGGCACCCCGAACGGGAGCCAGTCCCACCACCACGCCACCAACTCCTGAGAACGGAGCACCTGTTCTTTCCCCGGAGGAAGAATTGGCTGCGCTCTACGCCAGCCTGAACGCGGCCTTGACCAGGGAACTCCTCGCACAGGTACAGGGCTTGACGCCCACCCAATTCGAGCGGCTGGTGGTTGAAGTGCTGGTAGCGATGGGCTACGGCGGAAATGTACGTGACGCAGGGCAGGCGTTGGGCCGGAGCGGTGACAATGGCATCGACGGCATGATCAAACAGGACCCCCTGGGCCTGGATCGCGTGTATCTGCAAGCCAAACGCTGGTCTAACCCTGTCCATAGCCCGGAGATTAGAACCTTCGCCGGAAGCCTGACGTTCCACCGTGCCAGCAAAGGCGTGTTCATCACCACGTCTAGCTTCAGCGACGGCGCAAAGACAACTGCCGCTCAAATCGGGAACATTATTTTGCTCGATGGGGAGACGCTGGCCCGCCTGATGATCGACTACAGCGTGGGCGTCCTGACGCGCGAGACCTACAGCATCCGTCGCCTGGACGTGGATTACTTCGAGGAGTTGTAA
- the ispG gene encoding flavodoxin-dependent (E)-4-hydroxy-3-methylbut-2-enyl-diphosphate synthase, with protein sequence MTAALNPARRRTVTTWVGNVPVGSAHPVVVQSMTNTDTANAEATAIQVAQLARAGSELVRVTVNTREAAAAVPEIVARLHEVGIDVPIVGDFHYNGHILLAEFPETARLLAKYRINPGNVGAGQHHDANFATMIEVAKQHGKPVRIGVNWGSLDQQVLARLMDENARRGSPKSGTDVMIDAMVVSALDSARYAEKLGLPHDRIIISVKVSSAPELWQVYRQLAPLCDYPLHLGLTEAGMGMKGIVASSVALSPLLVDGIGDTIRVSLTPEPGAPRKLEVEVAQQMLQSLGLRQFLPQVTSCPGCGRTTSSFFQELAQKIQDYIRDTMPEWKTKYPGVEEMQVAVMGCVVNGPGESKHANIGISLPGTGEDPRAPVYQDGKLLTTLRGPRIAEDFQELLEKYVEERYGRERAGV encoded by the coding sequence ATGACCGCTGCCCTCAACCCCGCGCGCCGCCGGACCGTGACCACCTGGGTGGGCAACGTGCCCGTGGGCAGCGCGCACCCCGTCGTCGTGCAGTCCATGACGAACACGGACACCGCGAACGCCGAGGCCACCGCGATTCAGGTCGCTCAGCTCGCCCGCGCGGGGTCCGAACTCGTGCGCGTCACCGTCAACACGCGCGAGGCCGCCGCAGCCGTTCCCGAGATCGTCGCCCGGCTCCACGAGGTCGGCATCGACGTGCCCATCGTCGGCGACTTCCACTACAATGGGCATATCCTCCTCGCGGAGTTCCCGGAGACGGCACGCCTGCTCGCCAAGTACCGCATCAACCCCGGCAACGTCGGCGCGGGGCAGCACCACGACGCCAACTTCGCCACGATGATCGAGGTCGCCAAACAGCACGGCAAGCCCGTCCGCATTGGCGTGAACTGGGGCAGCCTCGATCAGCAGGTCCTCGCCCGATTGATGGACGAGAACGCACGGCGTGGCAGCCCCAAGAGCGGCACCGACGTGATGATCGACGCGATGGTGGTCTCGGCCCTCGACTCGGCCCGGTATGCGGAGAAGCTGGGATTGCCGCACGACCGCATCATCATCTCGGTCAAGGTTTCCTCCGCGCCCGAGCTGTGGCAGGTCTACCGCCAGCTCGCGCCGCTGTGCGACTACCCCCTCCACCTCGGCCTGACCGAGGCGGGCATGGGCATGAAGGGCATCGTGGCCTCCAGTGTGGCCCTTTCCCCGCTCCTCGTGGACGGCATCGGCGACACCATCCGCGTCTCGCTGACGCCCGAACCCGGTGCCCCCCGCAAGCTGGAGGTGGAGGTCGCCCAGCAGATGCTCCAGAGCCTCGGCCTCCGCCAGTTTCTTCCACAGGTCACGTCCTGCCCCGGTTGTGGGCGCACCACGTCCTCCTTCTTTCAGGAACTCGCGCAGAAGATTCAGGACTACATCCGCGACACGATGCCCGAGTGGAAGACGAAATATCCCGGCGTGGAGGAGATGCAGGTGGCCGTGATGGGCTGCGTCGTCAACGGCCCCGGCGAGAGCAAGCACGCCAACATCGGCATTTCCCTTCCCGGCACGGGCGAGGACCCCCGCGCCCCCGTCTATCAGGACGGCAAGCTGCTCACCACGCTGAGGGGGCCGCGCATCGCCGAGGACTTCCAGGAGCTGCTGGAAAAGTATGTGGAGGAGCGGTATGGGCGGGAAAGGGCGGGCGTCTGA
- the ilvD gene encoding dihydroxy-acid dehydratase, protein MTDTATKRKLNWNSHQVTQGDERAPNRAMLRAVGFGDGDFEKAIIGVAHAQSNITPCNNGLGELAGHITDAIREGGAMPQVYGTITVSDGISMGTEGMKCSLVSREVIADSIETVSRGQSHDGVIVVGGCDKNMPGAMIGIARLNIPAIFVYGGTIKPGHYDGKDLTIVSVFEAVGAFGAGKISRDDFEQIEKRACPGNGSCGGMYTANTMSSAFEAMGMSLPFSSTMSAVDAEKAMSSADSARALIKLIEQDIRPRDILTKEAFENAITVIMAVGGSTNAVLHLMAVAHACDIDLTLEDFERIRERTPVFCDLKPSGRYVATDLHEVGGIPRVMKMLLKAGLLHGDCLTVTGRTVAENLADEPETPDAGQDVILPFETPIYTQGHLAILRGNLAPQGSVAKISGLKSIKITGPARVFDSEEECMAAIMGDRIRAGDVLVIRYEGPKGGPGMREMLSPTSAIIGKGLGDSVGLITDGRFSGGTFGLVVGHVAPEAYVGGPIALVQEGDTIELNAETLQLTLHVDESELERRRAAWVAPEPRYKRGVLAKYAKLVSSAAVGAYTD, encoded by the coding sequence ATGACCGACACGGCGACCAAGCGCAAGCTCAACTGGAACAGCCACCAAGTCACGCAGGGCGACGAGCGTGCCCCCAATCGGGCGATGCTGCGCGCGGTCGGCTTCGGTGATGGCGACTTCGAGAAGGCGATCATCGGCGTGGCGCACGCTCAGAGCAACATCACGCCCTGCAACAACGGGCTGGGCGAGCTGGCGGGCCATATCACCGACGCCATCCGCGAGGGCGGCGCGATGCCGCAGGTGTACGGCACGATTACCGTGTCCGACGGCATCAGCATGGGCACGGAGGGGATGAAGTGCAGCCTCGTCAGCCGCGAGGTCATCGCCGATTCCATCGAGACCGTCTCGCGCGGCCAGAGTCATGACGGCGTGATCGTGGTCGGCGGCTGCGATAAGAACATGCCCGGCGCGATGATCGGGATTGCCCGGCTGAACATCCCCGCGATCTTCGTCTACGGCGGCACGATCAAGCCGGGCCACTACGACGGCAAGGACCTCACCATCGTCTCCGTGTTCGAGGCCGTGGGCGCGTTCGGAGCGGGCAAGATCAGCCGCGATGACTTCGAGCAGATCGAGAAGCGCGCCTGCCCCGGCAACGGCTCGTGCGGCGGCATGTACACGGCGAACACGATGAGCAGCGCCTTCGAGGCGATGGGGATGAGCCTGCCCTTCTCCTCCACCATGAGCGCCGTGGATGCGGAAAAGGCGATGAGCAGCGCCGACTCCGCCCGCGCGTTGATCAAACTGATCGAGCAGGACATCCGCCCGCGCGACATCCTGACCAAAGAGGCCTTCGAGAACGCGATCACCGTCATCATGGCCGTCGGCGGCTCCACGAACGCCGTGCTGCACCTCATGGCGGTCGCCCACGCCTGCGACATCGACCTCACGCTGGAGGACTTCGAGCGCATCCGCGAGCGCACGCCCGTCTTCTGCGACCTCAAGCCGAGCGGGCGGTACGTGGCGACCGACCTGCACGAGGTGGGCGGTATCCCGCGCGTGATGAAGATGCTGCTGAAGGCGGGCCTCCTGCACGGCGATTGCCTGACCGTGACGGGCCGGACGGTCGCCGAGAATCTGGCCGACGAGCCGGAGACGCCCGACGCGGGGCAGGACGTGATCCTCCCCTTCGAGACGCCGATCTACACGCAGGGGCACCTCGCCATCCTGCGTGGCAACCTCGCGCCACAGGGGTCGGTCGCCAAGATCAGCGGCCTCAAGAGCATCAAGATCACGGGTCCCGCCCGCGTCTTTGACTCGGAGGAGGAGTGCATGGCGGCGATCATGGGCGACCGGATTCGCGCCGGGGATGTGCTCGTCATCCGCTACGAGGGACCGAAGGGCGGCCCCGGCATGCGCGAAATGCTCTCGCCCACCTCGGCCATCATCGGCAAGGGCCTGGGCGACTCCGTGGGCCTGATCACCGACGGGCGTTTCAGCGGCGGCACCTTCGGGCTGGTCGTGGGGCACGTCGCGCCGGAAGCCTACGTGGGCGGCCCTATCGCCCTTGTGCAGGAGGGCGACACCATCGAGCTGAACGCCGAGACGCTGCAACTCACCCTGCACGTGGACGAATCGGAGCTGGAGCGGCGGCGCGCGGCGTGGGTGGCCCCCGAACCGCGTTACAAGCGCGGCGTGCTGGCGAAGTACGCGAAGCTGGTGAGCAGCGCGGCGGTGGGGGCGTACACGGATTGA
- a CDS encoding intradiol ring-cleavage dioxygenase — MNPHPQNHHDEDNDDEMIGTLLSRRAALRLLGLGGAGLAVGGSVLAQRRGPPPAGGSGGTSAGASGGAGLPGCVVRPAMTEGPYFVDERLRRSDIRRDTRGGAVSAGVPLTLEFVTSRVAANACQPRSNVLVDVWQCDALGVYSDVEGNSGDFLRGAQVTDARGRATFTTVYPGWYPGRAVHIHFKLQPLNTSGQATGEFTSQLFFPEAVTDRVHARAPYNRKGRRNVLNANDGIYRNGGNQLLLNLTGSPEQGYRATFDVGLNIG; from the coding sequence ATGAACCCGCACCCCCAGAATCACCACGACGAGGACAACGACGACGAGATGATCGGAACCCTGCTGAGCAGGCGTGCGGCCCTGCGGCTGCTCGGCCTCGGCGGGGCGGGGCTGGCGGTGGGCGGCAGCGTCCTCGCCCAGCGGCGCGGGCCTCCTCCCGCCGGTGGGTCAGGCGGCACGAGCGCGGGCGCGAGCGGCGGGGCGGGCCTGCCCGGCTGCGTGGTGCGCCCCGCCATGACGGAGGGACCGTACTTCGTGGACGAGAGGTTGCGCCGCAGTGACATCCGCCGCGATACCCGAGGCGGTGCCGTCAGCGCGGGCGTGCCGCTGACGCTGGAGTTCGTGACCTCACGCGTGGCGGCGAACGCGTGCCAGCCCCGCTCGAACGTCCTCGTGGACGTGTGGCAGTGCGACGCCCTCGGTGTGTACTCGGACGTGGAGGGCAACAGCGGCGACTTCCTGCGGGGCGCTCAGGTCACGGACGCGCGGGGCCGGGCGACCTTCACGACCGTCTATCCCGGCTGGTATCCGGGCCGCGCCGTCCACATTCACTTCAAGTTGCAGCCCCTGAACACCTCCGGGCAGGCCACGGGTGAGTTCACGTCGCAACTGTTCTTCCCCGAGGCCGTCACCGACCGCGTTCACGCCCGCGCCCCCTATAACCGCAAGGGTCGGCGCAACGTCCTGAACGCGAACGACGGCATCTACCGCAACGGCGGCAACCAGCTCCTGCTCAACCTCACGGGTAGCCCGGAGCAGGGGTACCGGGCGACGTTCGACGTGGGCCTGAATATCGGCTGA
- a CDS encoding metallophosphoesterase family protein, with translation MRLALIADVHANTYALDAVLEDIAQQDADVTVNLGDVVWGSVDPQGTVDRLTAFPGVRGNHDEEPDVSELGLSAEARAFLTGLPLTLTLDDVLCCHGTPTSNTTHLMLTVTPQGARPATVHEIRERLGEVSASVVVCAHTHLPRVVQLPGGPLVVNPGSVGQPAYTDEAPFPYVVENCSPHARYATLTRTPVGWHVAHHALPYDHERAARETEAKGRPDRAYWLRTGVTG, from the coding sequence ATGCGCCTCGCCCTGATCGCCGACGTTCACGCGAACACCTACGCCCTCGACGCCGTGCTAGAAGACATCGCGCAGCAGGACGCGGACGTGACGGTCAACCTCGGAGACGTGGTGTGGGGCAGCGTTGATCCACAGGGGACGGTGGACCGCCTGACCGCCTTTCCCGGCGTGCGCGGCAACCACGACGAGGAGCCGGATGTATCCGAACTCGGCCTCTCGGCGGAGGCGCGGGCGTTCCTGACGGGCCTGCCCCTCACCCTGACTCTCGATGACGTGCTGTGCTGCCACGGCACACCGACGAGTAACACGACCCACCTGATGCTGACGGTGACGCCGCAAGGGGCGCGGCCTGCCACGGTCCACGAGATTCGGGAACGGCTCGGGGAGGTCAGCGCGTCCGTCGTCGTCTGCGCCCATACCCACCTGCCGCGCGTGGTGCAGCTTCCCGGCGGGCCGCTCGTCGTCAACCCCGGCAGCGTCGGGCAGCCCGCGTACACGGACGAGGCACCGTTCCCCTACGTCGTGGAGAACTGCAGTCCGCACGCGCGGTATGCCACGCTCACCCGCACCCCCGTGGGCTGGCACGTCGCTCACCACGCCCTGCCCTACGACCACGAACGCGCGGCGCGTGAGACGGAAGCGAAAGGCCGTCCAGACCGCGCCTACTGGCTGCGAACGGGGGTGACGGGGTGA
- a CDS encoding alpha/beta hydrolase, translating to MSRRFPSRLRPLLTALLLVLLGYLVGTGQRVVVRPPLVVGQDAAYPGARAVATLERAPQPFLDIRPVGREADTLLVFYPGGFVRPQAYEWLGTALAGRGVRTVIPVFPLDLAFTGTGRADALIDRLGAGKRVFLAGHSLGGAAAAGYAARHAGRLSGLILMGAYPAGNVSLRDSGLQVLSLLAERDGVADAGEVRGGLARLPPDTRLVVLPGAVHSSFGRYGPQRGDGRPTVPRAVTEAQIFRAVLEFIAEP from the coding sequence ATGTCCCGCCGTTTCCCATCCCGTCTGCGCCCACTTCTGACCGCGCTGCTGCTCGTGCTGCTCGGCTATCTGGTGGGCACGGGGCAGCGGGTGGTCGTCCGTCCCCCGCTCGTCGTCGGGCAGGACGCCGCGTATCCGGGGGCGCGGGCGGTCGCCACGCTGGAGCGCGCGCCGCAGCCCTTCCTCGACATCCGGCCCGTCGGGCGTGAGGCGGACACGCTGCTGGTCTTCTATCCGGGCGGCTTCGTGCGTCCGCAGGCGTACGAGTGGCTGGGCACGGCCCTTGCCGGGCGGGGGGTGCGGACGGTCATCCCGGTCTTCCCGCTCGACCTCGCGTTCACAGGTACGGGTCGGGCGGATGCGCTCATCGACCGTCTGGGGGCGGGCAAGCGGGTGTTTCTCGCCGGGCACTCCCTTGGCGGGGCGGCGGCGGCGGGCTACGCGGCCCGGCACGCGGGGCGACTCTCCGGCCTGATCCTGATGGGGGCGTACCCGGCGGGCAACGTGAGCCTGCGCGACTCGGGGCTGCAGGTGCTGTCCCTCCTCGCGGAGCGCGACGGGGTGGCGGACGCGGGGGAGGTGCGCGGCGGGCTGGCGCGTCTGCCGCCGGACACCCGGCTCGTCGTGCTGCCCGGTGCCGTCCACTCCTCCTTCGGGCGCTACGGGCCGCAGCGGGGCGACGGGCGGCCCACCGTGCCCAGAGCGGTCACGGAGGCGCAGATCTTCCGGGCGGTGCTGGAGTTCATCGCGGAACCGTAA
- a CDS encoding nitric oxide synthase oxygenase codes for MNQAVPQTEYEERLADALQFQALLHDEGLVVEGHAERLAQLRAEFAARGTVEHTPDELTHGTRIAWRNSTRCVGKFSWQQLHVRDCRHLRGAEEVFGGLVDHLRAACNGGRTRLLLSVFAPQQPGQPGLRVWNSQLIGYAGYRQADGTVVGDPANVELTDAIRALGWPGGPGTRFDLLPVVLHPPGEAPRLFELPADAVLEVPITHPTLPWFADLGLKWYSHPAISNMRLDLGGVSYTAAPFSAWYTAAEIGARNLSDVNRYDMLPEIARRMGLDTRRDRTLWKDRALLELTTAVMFSFERRQVSILDHHTVARQFVLHEEREARAGRVTPADWRTMVAPLSASTTATFGRTYPDVILRPNFFDQPTPWVAPQAQEPEPPQPPRPATGQCPVHPVNVKPPAVSGSTSPDMSGPAGAPT; via the coding sequence ATGAACCAAGCAGTACCGCAAACGGAGTATGAGGAACGGCTGGCCGACGCCCTTCAATTTCAGGCGCTCCTGCACGACGAGGGTCTCGTCGTCGAGGGGCACGCCGAGCGCCTCGCCCAGCTTCGCGCGGAGTTCGCGGCGCGGGGCACGGTCGAGCACACCCCGGACGAGCTGACGCACGGCACCCGGATCGCGTGGCGCAATTCGACCCGCTGTGTGGGCAAGTTCTCCTGGCAGCAACTGCATGTCCGGGACTGCCGGCATCTGCGGGGGGCCGAGGAGGTGTTCGGGGGTCTGGTGGACCACCTGCGGGCCGCCTGCAACGGTGGGCGGACCCGGTTGCTGCTCAGCGTCTTCGCGCCGCAACAGCCCGGTCAGCCGGGGCTGCGGGTCTGGAACTCCCAGCTCATCGGCTACGCGGGCTACCGGCAGGCCGACGGCACGGTGGTCGGGGACCCCGCCAACGTCGAGCTGACCGACGCCATCCGCGCGCTGGGCTGGCCGGGCGGCCCCGGCACCCGCTTCGACCTCCTGCCGGTGGTACTGCACCCGCCCGGTGAGGCACCGCGACTGTTCGAGCTGCCCGCCGACGCCGTTCTGGAGGTGCCGATCACGCACCCCACACTGCCGTGGTTCGCCGATCTGGGCCTGAAGTGGTACAGCCACCCGGCCATCTCGAACATGCGCCTTGACCTCGGGGGCGTGTCCTACACCGCCGCGCCCTTCAGCGCGTGGTACACCGCCGCCGAGATCGGGGCGCGCAACCTGAGCGACGTGAACCGTTACGACATGCTGCCCGAGATCGCCCGGCGCATGGGACTGGACACGCGCCGCGACCGGACGCTGTGGAAGGACCGTGCGCTGCTCGAACTCACGACGGCGGTGATGTTCTCCTTTGAGCGGCGTCAGGTCAGCATCCTCGACCATCACACGGTGGCCCGTCAGTTCGTGCTGCACGAGGAGCGTGAGGCCCGCGCCGGTCGCGTCACCCCCGCCGACTGGCGAACGATGGTCGCCCCCCTGTCCGCCTCCACGACCGCGACCTTCGGGCGCACCTACCCCGACGTGATTCTCAGGCCCAACTTTTTCGACCAGCCGACGCCGTGGGTCGCGCCCCAGGCACAGGAGCCGGAGCCGCCACAGCCGCCCCGTCCGGCCACAGGGCAGTGTCCCGTCCACCCTGTCAACGTCAAGCCCCCCGCCGTCTCCGGCTCCACCTCCCCCGACATGAGCGGACCAGCGGGCGCACCGACGTAG
- a CDS encoding FAD-binding dehydrogenase: MPTHDADVIVVGAGLAGLTAAAEIADAGKRVLLLDQEGEQSLGGQAYWSFGGLFLIDSPEQRRLGIRDSRELAGRDWAATAGFDRPEDHWPRRWADAYLDFTAGEKRAWLRAQGVRFFPAVGWAERGGQGAGAPGNSVPRFHITWGTGPGVLEPFERRVRTHAAAGRVTFRFRHRVRGLNVTNGVVHGVSGDVLEPSEVGRGEASSRVVVGDFNLNAGAVVITSGGIGGNLDLVRRNWPTERMGSPPTHMVAGVPRHVDGELQGAVARAGANLIHEDRMWHYTEGLRNWNPIWPGHGIRVLPGPSSLWLDPTGRRLPHPHYPGFDTLATLTHVTRHGYPHTWFLLNRRIIKKEFALSGSEQNPDLTGRSVRLTLRRATGRVQGPVQAFMDHGSDFVIRDNLRDLVAGMNALVGTDEVEYATVEREVRDRDAQLANEVGKDTQLALVRGARGLLSERLIRVSPPAPILDPAGGPLIAVRMNVLTRKTLGGLETDLQGRVLQPGGEPMPGLYAAGEVAGFGGGGMHGYRSLEGTFLGGCLFSGRVAGRACAGG; encoded by the coding sequence ATGCCCACCCATGATGCAGATGTGATCGTCGTCGGTGCCGGACTCGCCGGGCTGACTGCCGCCGCTGAAATTGCCGACGCGGGCAAGCGCGTGCTGCTGCTCGATCAGGAGGGCGAGCAATCGCTCGGTGGGCAGGCGTACTGGTCCTTCGGCGGCCTGTTCCTCATCGACTCGCCGGAGCAGCGCAGGCTGGGCATCCGCGACTCGCGCGAGCTGGCCGGGCGCGACTGGGCGGCCACGGCAGGCTTCGACCGCCCCGAGGACCACTGGCCCCGGCGCTGGGCCGACGCCTACCTCGACTTCACGGCGGGGGAGAAGCGGGCGTGGCTGCGTGCCCAGGGCGTGCGCTTCTTCCCCGCCGTGGGCTGGGCCGAGCGCGGCGGGCAGGGGGCAGGGGCACCGGGCAACAGCGTGCCGCGTTTCCACATCACCTGGGGCACCGGGCCGGGCGTGCTCGAACCCTTCGAGCGCCGGGTGCGGACACACGCGGCGGCGGGCCGGGTCACGTTCCGCTTTCGCCACCGCGTCCGGGGCCTAAACGTCACGAACGGGGTCGTCCACGGCGTTTCCGGCGATGTTCTTGAACCCTCCGAGGTGGGACGGGGTGAGGCGAGTTCGCGCGTCGTGGTGGGCGATTTCAATCTGAACGCGGGCGCGGTTGTCATTACCTCCGGGGGCATCGGCGGCAACCTCGACCTCGTGCGGAGGAACTGGCCGACCGAGCGTATGGGATCACCTCCCACCCACATGGTCGCGGGCGTGCCCCGGCATGTGGACGGCGAGTTGCAGGGGGCGGTGGCGCGGGCGGGCGCGAACCTCATCCACGAGGACCGTATGTGGCACTACACCGAGGGGCTGCGAAACTGGAATCCCATCTGGCCGGGCCACGGCATCCGCGTCCTGCCGGGACCGAGCAGTCTGTGGCTCGACCCGACCGGGCGGCGGCTCCCCCATCCGCACTACCCCGGCTTCGACACCCTCGCCACGCTGACGCACGTGACGCGGCACGGCTACCCCCACACGTGGTTTCTCCTCAACCGCCGCATCATCAAGAAGGAATTCGCCCTCTCCGGCAGCGAGCAGAACCCCGACCTCACGGGCCGGAGCGTGCGCCTCACCCTGCGCCGCGCGACGGGCCGGGTGCAGGGGCCGGTGCAGGCCTTCATGGACCACGGTTCGGACTTCGTGATTCGCGACAATCTGCGTGACCTCGTGGCAGGTATGAACGCCCTCGTCGGCACGGACGAGGTGGAGTACGCCACCGTGGAACGCGAGGTGCGGGACCGCGACGCGCAACTGGCGAACGAGGTCGGTAAGGACACTCAACTCGCCCTCGTGCGCGGGGCACGTGGCCTGCTCAGCGAACGCCTGATCCGCGTCTCGCCGCCCGCACCCATCCTCGACCCGGCGGGCGGCCCCCTGATCGCCGTTCGCATGAACGTCCTCACCCGCAAGACGCTGGGCGGGCTGGAGACGGATTTGCAGGGCCGGGTCCTCCAGCCGGGGGGCGAGCCGATGCCCGGCCTGTATGCGGCGGGCGAGGTCGCGGGCTTCGGCGGCGGCGGGATGCACGGCTACCGCTCGCTGGAGGGCACCTTCCTGGGCGGCTGCCTGTTCAGCGGGCGGGTGGCCGGGCGGGCGTGTGCGGGGGGGTGA
- a CDS encoding DUF4259 domain-containing protein: MNIWGIGSFENEVGAAFAQEVAQDGAFALAEAFDVALDPDTDFLAAEEGHRTLAAAEVLVAALTGETDRITDAGLRAWVEGAHPADLEPLRDLAREALGRVLGEDSELPDLWADEQDAEAWREDVERLRAALG; encoded by the coding sequence ATGAACATCTGGGGCATCGGCAGTTTCGAGAACGAGGTCGGCGCGGCCTTCGCGCAGGAGGTGGCGCAGGACGGGGCCTTCGCGCTCGCCGAGGCGTTCGACGTGGCGCTGGACCCCGACACGGACTTCCTCGCCGCCGAGGAGGGCCACCGCACCCTTGCCGCCGCCGAGGTGCTGGTCGCTGCACTGACGGGCGAGACGGACCGCATCACCGACGCCGGACTGCGCGCGTGGGTAGAAGGTGCCCACCCCGCCGACCTCGAACCTCTACGCGACCTTGCACGGGAGGCGCTGGGCCGTGTGCTCGGTGAGGACAGCGAACTCCCCGACCTCTGGGCCGATGAACAGGACGCGGAGGCGTGGCGCGAGGACGTGGAGCGGCTGCGGGCGGCGCTGGGATAG
- a CDS encoding DUF6683 family protein codes for MRWTGRAVAAGVLTTMLTFLSPPRAQGVFDMGQLTNTLSLDALTQSEAQRAAPTASVSTTFRPSPEVRKRNFAGIVSRVRATDPKTAAELERALASQDVIALAGKGIAKYGLKTNDVADTLTVYFITAWYGMRGRDDDPSRALVTAVRQQFVSAMSRTPGFARTTDAQKQEIAEGMLIQTMLVSGYVQAAKKNPALLGQVKTAIGQGAKATFGFDLESVQLTEKGLQRS; via the coding sequence ATGAGGTGGACCGGGCGGGCAGTGGCCGCAGGCGTATTGACGACGATGCTGACGTTTCTCTCGCCGCCCAGGGCGCAGGGCGTGTTCGACATGGGGCAGCTCACGAACACGCTCTCGCTGGACGCCCTCACGCAGTCGGAGGCGCAGCGGGCGGCTCCCACGGCGTCCGTCTCGACCACCTTCCGCCCCAGCCCGGAGGTCCGCAAGCGCAACTTCGCGGGCATCGTGAGCCGGGTGCGCGCCACCGACCCCAAGACCGCCGCCGAGCTGGAGCGGGCGCTGGCCTCGCAGGACGTGATCGCGCTCGCGGGCAAGGGCATCGCCAAGTACGGCCTGAAGACGAACGACGTGGCCGACACGCTGACCGTCTACTTCATCACGGCGTGGTACGGCATGCGGGGCCGCGACGACGACCCCAGCCGCGCGCTGGTGACTGCCGTCCGCCAGCAGTTCGTGAGCGCGATGTCGCGCACCCCCGGCTTCGCCAGGACGACGGACGCGCAGAAGCAGGAGATCGCCGAGGGCATGCTCATCCAGACCATGCTCGTGAGCGGCTATGTGCAGGCCGCCAAGAAGAACCCGGCGCTGCTGGGTCAGGTCAAGACCGCCATCGGCCAGGGCGCGAAGGCCACCTTCGGCTTCGACCTGGAGAGCGTGCAACTGACCGAGAAGGGGTTGCAGCGGTCGTAG
- a CDS encoding DUF7710 domain-containing protein: MVETPELPGVWVFMGLWAQHPAAVFTTLEKGEAWVREHGLQGMLTWYPLDMSAFDWAVARGSFKPKTKQQTPEFLAGFSSASQPHHHFQNADPLADET; encoded by the coding sequence ATGGTCGAAACGCCAGAGTTGCCCGGCGTCTGGGTGTTCATGGGCCTATGGGCGCAGCATCCCGCCGCCGTCTTCACGACTCTGGAAAAGGGTGAGGCGTGGGTCCGAGAACATGGGTTGCAGGGCATGTTGACGTGGTATCCGCTCGATATGAGCGCCTTCGATTGGGCGGTTGCCAGGGGCAGCTTCAAGCCCAAGACGAAGCAACAGACGCCGGAGTTTCTAGCCGGGTTTTCCTCGGCCTCCCAACCTCACCACCACTTTCAGAACGCCGACCCGCTCGCGGACGAGACCTGA